In Candidatus Rokuibacteriota bacterium, the DNA window CTCCGCGGCCTCGACGAGGCGCAGGCGGTGGCCGACCGCATCGGCTACCCGGTCATGATCAAGGCCGCCGGCGGCGGAGGCGGTCGGGGAATGCGCATCGTGCGCGAGCGCGAGGCCCTGGCCCAGGCCTGGGCCACGTGCCAGTCGGAGGCCACCAAGGCCTTCGCCTCGGGGGAGCTGTACCTCGAGCAGTTCGTGGACGAGGCCCGCCACGTGGAGGTGCAGGTCCTGGGCGATCGGAACGGGATCCGCGTCCACCTGGGCGAGCGCGACTGCTCCGTCCAGCGGCGGCACCAGAAGCTCCTGGAGGAGTCGCCAGCGCCGTCCATCTCGGCCGAGACCCGCGCCGGCCTCTGGAAGGCCGCGCTGGCCGTGGCCAACGCGGTCAACTACGTGTCGGCGGGCACCGTGGAGTTCCTGGTGGACCGGCAGGGGCGCTTCTCCTTCATCGAGATGAACACGCGGATCCAGGTCGAGCACCCGGTCACCGAAATGGTGACGGGCATCGACCTGGTCCAGGAGCAGATCCGCATCGCCGCGGGGGAGCGGCTGGGTTATTCGCAGAACGCCATCCGCCAGGACGGGCACGCCATCGAGTGCCGCGTGAACGCCGAGGATCCGGAGACCTTCGTGCCCTCGCCCGGGCGCCTCACGGCCTGGGTGCCGCCCGGCGGCCCGAAGGTGCGTGTGGACAGCCACATGATGTCCGGCTACACGGTCCCGCCCCACTACGACTCGCTCATCGCCAAGATCATCGTGCACGGTCGGAGCCGCGGCGAGGCCATCGCCCGCATGCAGCGCGCGCTGGGCGAGACCGTGGTGGAAGGCGTCAAGACCACCATCCCGTACCACCTGAAGCTCCTCTCCGACCCGGCGTTCGTCTCCGGCGAATTCACGCTCCCGCGCTTCGAGCAGAGCCTGTAGCCGGTCGTGACGCTTCCGACCCCGCTCTACGTGATCCTCGACCACACGGCGGCCCGCGGGCGCGAGCTGCCCGCCCTCCTCGAGGCCGTCCTGGCCGGGGGATGCCGCGTGATCCAGCTGCGCGAGAAGACCATGGCCATGGCCGAGCTCTACCCGCTGGCGCGCAGGCTGAGGGAGCGCTGCCGCGAGGCCGCAGCGCTCTTCTTCGTCAACGACCGCGCCGATCTCGCGCTGGCCGTCGAGGCCGACGGGTTGCACGTGGGGCAGGAGGATCTGCCGGCCGCATCGGCGCGCCGGGTCCTCCGCCCGGGAATGATCCTGGGCGTGTCGACCCACGACGAGCCCCAGGCACGGCAGGCGCTCGCGGACGGCGCTGACTACATCGCCGTGGGGAGCATCTTCCCCACCGGCACAAAGACCGGCTTTCATCTCGTGGGGACGGACCTGCTGAGGCGGCTCCGGCCCTCCATCCCGGTGCCGCTGGTCGCCATCGGGGGAATCACGGAGGCCAATGTCGGCCAGGTCATGGCCGCCGGCGCCGACGCGGCCGCGGT includes these proteins:
- the accC gene encoding acetyl-CoA carboxylase biotin carboxylase subunit → MFHKILIANRGEIALRILRACREMGIRAVVAHSTADTGSLPVRLADESICIGPAESRKSYLNIPSIISAAAVTDSEAIHPGYGLLSENAAFAEICRASGITFIGPSPEAIRIMGDKAQARETARQAGAPVVPGSEGTLRGLDEAQAVADRIGYPVMIKAAGGGGGRGMRIVREREALAQAWATCQSEATKAFASGELYLEQFVDEARHVEVQVLGDRNGIRVHLGERDCSVQRRHQKLLEESPAPSISAETRAGLWKAALAVANAVNYVSAGTVEFLVDRQGRFSFIEMNTRIQVEHPVTEMVTGIDLVQEQIRIAAGERLGYSQNAIRQDGHAIECRVNAEDPETFVPSPGRLTAWVPPGGPKVRVDSHMMSGYTVPPHYDSLIAKIIVHGRSRGEAIARMQRALGETVVEGVKTTIPYHLKLLSDPAFVSGEFTLPRFEQSL
- the thiE gene encoding thiamine phosphate synthase, producing MTLPTPLYVILDHTAARGRELPALLEAVLAGGCRVIQLREKTMAMAELYPLARRLRERCREAAALFFVNDRADLALAVEADGLHVGQEDLPAASARRVLRPGMILGVSTHDEPQARQALADGADYIAVGSIFPTGTKTGFHLVGTDLLRRLRPSIPVPLVAIGGITEANVGQVMAAGADAAAVISAVCGVPDPAQATARFLEMIRGRHQVPGRR